One part of the Chryseobacterium sp. 7 genome encodes these proteins:
- a CDS encoding response regulator, whose amino-acid sequence MPKKIIRNLQFGVGLSLLILIASSLASYWSIQNQMNHRESLSKSRRSVTAVKDVLVALLDAETGNRGYQLTGREDFLEPYKRGLREYPKALVRAESLDINDENQLQRLAGLKAAVDQVMHNLKSLVENRRRGIIMTQQQITEGKAYMDQCRKIVNDFVQYEESQVEIKNNDLNRSSGTTVIFILFSAIAAVVVTTFFYIKMRADLIRRDKLEKMLKAKDEEMTRRVSAIQKIANRVANGDYSEKVVDNAQDDLGDLVESLNNMTESLKTSFDKINKSDWRQKGLALLNESLVGNRTVQEVSDKSLLQLIEYGKCINGSVYLYDEGILKLNKAFGLESNMKKAFEPGEGMVGQAFINAKTQVYNNLHEDDFVVTFASSTIQIYGIILLPLFADGHIIGVLELGSTSNFEEDRISYFEECCTNIGIALSAAKSREKEQQLLEETQAQSEELQVQHSELENLNTELEAQTQKLQASEEELKVQQEELMQANAELEERSRLLEEKNHLIAERNNEIQKKVEELALSTKYKSEFLANMSHELRTPLNSILLLSRLMTENPDENLNEDQMESAKVIHSSGTSLLTLIDEILDLAKIESGKMTLEYQDVAIEEVVKDLKSLFNPVFQEKNLPFNIEIDADVQKVIESDRLRIDQVLRNLLSNALKFTTKGSIGLHIKKHSEKPDFTIFSVKDTGVGIAEDKQKIIFEAFQQADGSTKRKFGGTGLGLSISREIARLLGGELVLKSEVDKGSEFSFIIPVHAVSEIIQSETDQDLVEVILEDVEEIQHILDEGETKAVSVNTLEIPEDVADDRENIQEGDKVILIIEDDINFAKALLKYAHMQTYKGVVVVRGDHGLSAAQKYHPHAILLDVQLPVKDGWEVMDELKSDPYTKHIPVHMMSVLHLKKESLMKGAVDFINKPVALDKMTDVFRKIEEALKKGSQKVLIVEENAKHASALSYFLSNFNISLSVEHTVEDSVKALTSDLVDCVILDIGSTKGNDYHVIESIKSHEGLENLPIIIFTEHHLSKEEELKIKQYADSIVVKTAHSYQRILDEVGLFLHLVEEKNNSPENNTGRMLGSLTEVLSGKKVLITDDDVRNIFSLTKALEKYKVEVIVAMDGKHALEQIHHNPDIDVILMDMMMPEMDGYETIKQIRKMPPFKKLPIIAVTAKSMIGEREKCITAGASDYISKPVDIDQLLSLLRVWLYES is encoded by the coding sequence ATGCCGAAAAAAATAATAAGAAATCTTCAGTTTGGAGTAGGTCTTTCACTTTTGATTTTAATAGCCAGCTCACTGGCCTCTTATTGGAGTATCCAAAATCAGATGAATCACCGTGAAAGTCTTTCTAAAAGCAGACGTTCTGTAACAGCCGTTAAAGATGTGCTGGTTGCTTTACTGGATGCAGAAACAGGAAACAGAGGTTATCAGCTTACCGGAAGGGAAGATTTTCTTGAGCCTTATAAAAGAGGGTTAAGAGAATATCCTAAAGCTTTGGTGCGTGCTGAATCTTTAGATATCAATGATGAGAATCAATTACAAAGACTCGCAGGTTTAAAAGCAGCAGTAGATCAGGTAATGCACAATCTGAAAAGTCTGGTTGAGAACAGACGAAGAGGAATTATCATGACTCAGCAGCAGATTACTGAAGGTAAAGCCTATATGGATCAGTGCCGGAAAATTGTTAATGATTTTGTTCAGTATGAAGAAAGCCAGGTTGAAATTAAAAATAACGATCTCAACCGTTCATCTGGCACAACTGTTATTTTTATTCTCTTTTCCGCAATTGCTGCAGTAGTAGTAACTACATTTTTCTATATAAAAATGCGTGCAGATCTTATCCGAAGAGATAAGCTGGAGAAGATGCTTAAAGCAAAAGATGAAGAAATGACACGCCGTGTAAGTGCTATTCAAAAGATTGCCAACAGAGTAGCTAACGGTGATTACAGTGAAAAAGTAGTGGATAATGCTCAGGATGATCTTGGAGACCTTGTAGAATCTCTTAACAATATGACAGAGTCTCTCAAAACCTCCTTTGATAAAATTAACAAGAGCGACTGGCGCCAGAAAGGGCTTGCTTTACTGAATGAATCCCTGGTAGGGAATAGGACTGTACAGGAAGTTTCCGACAAATCTTTACTACAGCTTATTGAATATGGAAAATGTATTAATGGCTCCGTATATTTATATGATGAAGGTATTCTGAAGCTCAATAAAGCATTCGGATTGGAATCCAATATGAAAAAGGCTTTTGAGCCGGGAGAAGGAATGGTGGGACAGGCTTTTATTAATGCTAAGACTCAGGTTTATAATAATCTTCATGAGGATGACTTTGTCGTGACTTTCGCCAGCAGTACCATACAAATTTATGGAATCATATTGCTCCCGCTTTTTGCAGATGGTCATATAATAGGAGTGTTGGAACTTGGTTCCACTTCTAATTTTGAGGAAGACAGAATAAGCTATTTTGAGGAATGCTGTACAAATATAGGAATTGCCCTGAGCGCTGCAAAAAGCAGAGAAAAAGAGCAGCAGCTACTGGAAGAAACCCAGGCTCAGTCTGAAGAATTGCAGGTTCAGCACTCTGAGCTTGAAAATCTGAATACCGAGCTGGAAGCACAGACACAGAAACTCCAGGCTTCTGAAGAAGAGCTGAAAGTACAGCAGGAAGAGCTGATGCAGGCCAATGCAGAACTGGAAGAACGCTCGAGATTGCTGGAAGAAAAAAATCATCTGATTGCTGAACGTAATAATGAAATTCAGAAAAAAGTAGAAGAGCTGGCATTAAGCACGAAATACAAATCTGAGTTTTTGGCCAATATGTCCCACGAATTGCGTACTCCGCTGAATTCAATTCTTCTTTTATCCCGATTAATGACAGAAAATCCGGATGAAAATCTCAATGAAGATCAGATGGAGTCTGCCAAAGTCATTCATAGTTCAGGCACAAGCTTATTAACTCTTATTGATGAAATTCTGGACCTTGCCAAAATAGAATCCGGTAAAATGACTCTTGAATATCAGGATGTGGCCATTGAAGAAGTGGTAAAAGATCTGAAGAGTCTCTTCAATCCGGTATTTCAGGAGAAGAATCTTCCGTTTAATATCGAGATTGATGCAGATGTGCAGAAAGTGATCGAAAGTGACCGCCTTAGAATTGATCAGGTATTGAGAAATTTATTATCAAATGCCTTAAAATTTACTACAAAAGGAAGCATTGGTTTGCACATCAAAAAACATTCTGAAAAACCTGATTTTACTATATTTTCAGTGAAAGATACAGGTGTTGGAATAGCAGAAGATAAGCAAAAAATTATCTTCGAAGCATTCCAGCAGGCTGATGGTTCTACAAAAAGAAAGTTCGGAGGTACAGGTTTGGGTCTGTCTATAAGCCGTGAAATTGCAAGACTCCTTGGAGGTGAGCTTGTTCTGAAAAGTGAAGTAGACAAAGGAAGTGAATTCAGTTTTATTATTCCTGTACATGCCGTATCAGAAATTATTCAGTCTGAAACAGATCAGGATCTTGTAGAGGTGATTCTTGAAGACGTAGAAGAAATTCAGCATATTCTTGATGAAGGAGAAACAAAAGCAGTTTCCGTAAATACCCTTGAAATTCCTGAAGATGTAGCAGACGACCGGGAAAATATTCAGGAAGGAGATAAAGTAATTCTGATCATTGAAGATGATATCAATTTTGCAAAAGCTTTATTGAAATACGCCCATATGCAGACTTATAAAGGAGTGGTTGTGGTAAGAGGAGATCATGGGCTTTCAGCGGCTCAGAAGTACCATCCGCATGCCATTTTACTGGATGTTCAGCTTCCTGTAAAAGATGGCTGGGAGGTGATGGATGAACTGAAATCTGATCCTTATACTAAACATATTCCGGTTCATATGATGTCTGTTCTTCATCTTAAAAAAGAAAGTTTGATGAAAGGTGCCGTAGATTTTATTAATAAACCGGTAGCTTTGGATAAGATGACTGATGTTTTCAGAAAGATTGAAGAAGCTTTGAAAAAAGGATCTCAAAAAGTCCTGATTGTAGAAGAAAATGCTAAACATGCCAGTGCATTGTCTTATTTCCTGAGCAATTTTAATATCTCTTTATCCGTAGAACATACAGTAGAAGATAGTGTAAAAGCCCTGACTTCTGATCTTGTGGACTGCGTTATTCTGGATATCGGAAGTACAAAAGGGAATGATTATCACGTAATAGAATCTATCAAAAGTCATGAAGGACTGGAAAACCTTCCCATTATCATCTTTACAGAACATCACTTATCTAAAGAAGAAGAACTTAAAATAAAGCAGTACGCAGATTCAATTGTTGTAAAAACAGCACACTCATACCAAAGAATTTTAGATGAAGTAGGCTTGTTCCTGCATCTGGTAGAAGAAAAAAACAATTCTCCAGAAAATAATACAGGCAGAATGCTGGGATCTTTAACCGAGGTGCTGAGTGGCAAAAAAGTACTGATTACCGATGATGATGTCCGCAATATTTTTTCTTTAACCAAAGCATTGGAAAAATATAAAGTTGAGGTTATTGTAGCCATGGATGGAAAGCATGCTTTGGAACAGATTCACCACAATCCGGATATAGATGTCATCTTAATGGATATGATGATGCCGGAAATGGATGGCTATGAAACTATAAAACAGATCAGAAAGATGCCGCCATTTAAGAAGCTGCCTATTATAGCGGTCACCGCAAAATCAATGATTGGAGAACGTGAGAAATGCATTACAGCAGGAGCTTCAGATTATATCTCAAAACCTGTAGATATCGATCAGCTATTGTCACTGCTTCGAGTTTGGTTATATGAAAGTTAA
- a CDS encoding response regulator → MNKKKILIFDDDAAILEVITIIFEENGYDVEISETSHDILEKVAEYRPDVILMDNWIPKIGGVEATKLLKNSEEFNHIPVIYVTANNDIAALASEAQADDYVSKPFNLDDLEEMVAKHIKEKV, encoded by the coding sequence ATGAACAAAAAGAAAATTTTAATTTTTGATGATGATGCTGCTATTTTGGAAGTGATTACCATCATATTTGAAGAGAACGGCTATGATGTCGAAATCTCGGAAACTTCACATGATATCCTGGAGAAAGTAGCAGAATATCGTCCGGATGTTATTCTGATGGATAACTGGATTCCTAAAATTGGAGGAGTGGAAGCCACAAAACTTCTTAAAAACAGTGAAGAATTTAATCATATTCCTGTCATCTATGTTACGGCAAACAATGATATCGCAGCTTTAGCTTCCGAGGCGCAGGCAGATGATTATGTATCAAAACCTTTCAATCTGGATGATCTTGAGGAAATGGTGGCAAAGCATATAAAAGAAAAGGTGTAA
- a CDS encoding MarR family winged helix-turn-helix transcriptional regulator, whose amino-acid sequence MYTILIEMNFTLIKDCMTLLEQFESDASISPNSYANTIEGFKSWISDQENAQQTIVAGEEPYWEGKENGRTPESAISTLLVHLNRYAKTYSKSAISDSEFSTQEDFIYLINLKAFGEMTKMSLIKKNVHDKPAGMLIIARLLRQGLIEQTDSDLDKRSKVIRISERGLMILEKQMEKIRQATNIVAGNLNHNEKMDLIRILNKLDRFHYPIFSRNINPDQLINTVYDEYAFKIYSS is encoded by the coding sequence TTGTATACTATTTTAATTGAAATGAATTTTACCCTCATTAAAGATTGTATGACGCTCCTTGAGCAGTTTGAATCGGATGCCAGTATATCCCCCAATTCATATGCCAACACTATTGAAGGCTTTAAATCCTGGATTTCTGATCAGGAAAATGCTCAGCAAACGATTGTTGCTGGTGAAGAACCGTACTGGGAAGGTAAGGAAAACGGCAGAACACCGGAAAGTGCTATAAGTACATTACTTGTACATCTTAACCGATACGCAAAAACTTACTCAAAATCTGCTATATCTGATTCTGAATTTTCTACCCAGGAAGACTTTATTTATTTAATTAATTTAAAGGCTTTTGGTGAAATGACTAAAATGTCTCTTATTAAAAAAAATGTTCATGATAAACCGGCCGGTATGCTTATTATAGCAAGATTGCTACGCCAGGGGCTTATTGAACAGACAGATTCTGACCTGGACAAGCGAAGCAAAGTAATCCGTATTTCTGAAAGAGGACTTATGATCCTGGAAAAGCAAATGGAGAAGATTCGCCAGGCTACCAATATTGTTGCCGGAAACCTCAATCATAATGAGAAGATGGACCTTATCCGTATTCTGAATAAACTGGATCGTTTTCATTATCCTATTTTTTCAAGGAATATTAATCCTGATCAGCTTATCAATACAGTGTATGATGAATATGCTTTCAAAATTTACAGCAGCTAA
- a CDS encoding CheR family methyltransferase: protein MLEPSIVKDEEVEYLINDVYEMYGYDFSGYSRASFKRRVNRICLLDRFTSFAELRYTLMNDTEYLKRFVEEVTVNVTEMFRDPSFFKALREKVFPQLGTYPLIRIWIAGCSTGEEAYSIAILLKEAGLYDKSLIYGTDLNPAVLETARAGVFPLYQMKLYSENYMLSGGKRDFSDYYTANYDSVKFDKSLQEKLILSTHNLVSDSSFNSFQLIICRNVLIYFDRELQERVFKLFDNSLENLGFLALGAKETLRFSTIEKNYHQIEDQKIWKKLDHH, encoded by the coding sequence ATGCTGGAACCAAGTATCGTAAAAGACGAAGAAGTAGAATATCTGATCAATGATGTCTATGAAATGTACGGCTATGACTTTTCCGGTTATAGCAGGGCTTCGTTTAAAAGAAGAGTAAACAGGATATGCCTTTTGGACAGGTTTACCAGCTTCGCGGAACTTAGATATACCCTAATGAATGATACAGAATATTTAAAACGTTTTGTAGAAGAAGTAACGGTAAACGTCACAGAAATGTTTAGGGATCCTTCTTTTTTTAAAGCATTGAGAGAGAAGGTTTTTCCTCAGTTAGGTACTTATCCGCTGATCAGGATCTGGATTGCGGGCTGCTCTACAGGAGAAGAAGCGTATTCTATAGCCATTTTACTGAAAGAAGCAGGGTTATATGATAAATCCCTGATATATGGTACAGATTTAAATCCTGCAGTTCTTGAAACAGCCAGAGCCGGGGTTTTCCCACTATACCAAATGAAATTGTATTCTGAAAACTATATGCTTTCAGGTGGCAAAAGAGATTTTTCTGATTATTATACAGCCAATTACGACAGTGTAAAATTTGATAAAAGCTTACAGGAAAAACTTATTTTATCTACTCATAATCTGGTGTCAGACAGTTCTTTTAACAGTTTCCAGCTGATTATATGCAGAAATGTTCTGATTTATTTTGACAGAGAACTGCAGGAAAGGGTATTCAAGCTTTTTGACAACAGTCTTGAAAATTTAGGTTTTCTGGCTTTGGGAGCAAAAGAAACACTTAGGTTTTCCACTATTGAAAAGAATTATCATCAGATCGAAGACCAGAAAATCTGGAAAAAGCTTGATCATCATTAA
- a CDS encoding response regulator, translating to MILIVDDNQSNLYSLQKLLESKDFQVETANSGEEALGKALKNDYALIILDVQMPDMDGFEVAETLADYSKTKEVPIIFLSAVNTDKKFITKGYASGAKDYVTKPVDPEILLLKVKTFYNLQEQNIAMKKTQQNLELEVKGRRESQVTMKSQIDHFHLMLESLPQIAFTLNEAGAVDFVNGKWYEYSLSEQDFPEIHPDDPDITEEFERCRKKGKALELEIRIKNVASGNYRYHLLRVTPVYDEDRIKNWVGTFTDIDDQKKVEKEKDEFLSIASHELKTPLTSIKAYVQLLERKLKLDKESSEAGFVTKVQGQIEKLNTLITDLLDVSKIENGKLKINKKPVNLENVISNAIETILQTHDQRAVKIERHGTKPDILIPLDEIRIEQVLINFLTNAIKYSPDNNQVIVTTFVDKEAEEVRVNVTDFGIGIPDFKQDAVFKKFYRVEESSLQFQGMGIGLFICSEIIKQHHGSVGVSSIVDEGSTFYFTLPLN from the coding sequence ATGATTTTAATTGTTGATGACAATCAAAGTAATCTTTATTCACTGCAAAAATTACTTGAATCCAAGGATTTTCAGGTGGAAACAGCCAATTCCGGTGAAGAGGCTCTGGGTAAAGCCCTCAAAAATGACTATGCCCTCATTATTCTGGATGTTCAGATGCCAGATATGGATGGCTTTGAAGTAGCAGAAACATTGGCAGATTACAGTAAAACAAAAGAAGTTCCCATTATATTTTTATCTGCTGTCAATACAGACAAAAAATTTATAACGAAAGGCTATGCTTCCGGTGCTAAAGACTATGTAACCAAACCTGTAGACCCTGAAATTCTTTTACTCAAAGTAAAAACGTTCTATAATCTTCAGGAACAGAATATAGCCATGAAAAAGACTCAGCAGAATCTTGAGCTGGAGGTTAAGGGAAGGCGTGAATCACAAGTGACGATGAAGTCTCAGATAGACCATTTCCACTTAATGCTGGAGTCGCTTCCACAAATTGCATTTACCCTGAATGAAGCTGGAGCTGTGGATTTTGTTAATGGTAAATGGTATGAATATTCCCTCTCAGAGCAGGATTTTCCTGAAATACATCCGGATGACCCTGATATTACAGAAGAATTTGAAAGATGCCGTAAAAAAGGAAAAGCTCTTGAGCTGGAAATCAGAATTAAAAACGTAGCTTCAGGTAATTACCGCTATCATTTGCTTAGAGTAACTCCCGTATATGACGAAGACCGTATAAAAAATTGGGTGGGAACTTTTACTGATATTGATGATCAAAAGAAAGTTGAAAAAGAAAAAGATGAATTTTTAAGCATCGCAAGCCATGAACTGAAGACTCCTTTAACGAGTATAAAAGCTTATGTACAGCTATTGGAAAGAAAACTGAAGCTAGACAAAGAAAGCTCTGAAGCAGGGTTTGTAACGAAAGTTCAGGGACAAATTGAAAAGCTGAATACACTGATCACTGACCTGCTGGATGTTTCCAAAATAGAAAACGGAAAACTGAAAATTAATAAAAAACCCGTTAACCTGGAAAATGTAATCAGTAATGCCATTGAAACAATATTACAGACCCATGATCAGCGTGCAGTAAAAATTGAACGTCATGGTACCAAACCTGATATTTTGATTCCTTTAGACGAAATCCGTATAGAACAGGTGCTCATCAATTTTCTTACCAACGCGATTAAATATTCACCCGATAATAATCAGGTTATTGTCACCACTTTTGTAGATAAAGAAGCAGAAGAAGTAAGAGTGAACGTAACCGACTTTGGAATTGGGATCCCGGATTTTAAACAGGATGCTGTATTCAAAAAATTCTATCGTGTAGAAGAATCTTCACTTCAGTTTCAGGGAATGGGAATCGGATTGTTCATCTGCTCTGAAATTATCAAACAGCACCATGGAAGCGTAGGGGTTTCCAGTATAGTAGATGAAGGCTCTACTTTTTATTTCACATTACCACTAAACTAA
- a CDS encoding chemotaxis protein CheB has protein sequence MESQKNIELIVIGGSAGSLQVIIEMIKNLNDSLKIPIVVVVHRKAQSGDILRTLLQQFTKIPVIEVEDKTEMENNALYIVPADYHLLFENKKNMSLDSSEKMNYSRPSIDVTFRSAAEIYGENMIGILLSGANADGVEGLCYIKKNNGQVWIQDPETAEVEYMPRHAVEEIDYDLIIKPDNLAEYINQL, from the coding sequence ATGGAATCACAGAAGAACATTGAATTAATTGTTATAGGAGGATCAGCAGGCAGTTTACAGGTCATTATTGAAATGATCAAAAACCTGAATGATAGCCTAAAAATTCCAATTGTAGTGGTGGTTCACCGTAAAGCTCAATCAGGAGATATTCTGAGAACCTTATTGCAGCAGTTTACAAAAATACCGGTGATAGAAGTAGAAGATAAAACTGAAATGGAAAATAATGCCTTATATATTGTTCCGGCAGATTATCATTTGCTGTTTGAGAATAAGAAAAATATGTCGTTAGACAGCTCAGAAAAAATGAATTATTCCCGCCCTTCAATAGATGTTACCTTCAGGTCTGCAGCAGAAATTTACGGAGAGAATATGATTGGAATTCTTTTATCCGGAGCCAATGCTGATGGAGTAGAAGGACTGTGCTATATTAAAAAAAATAACGGACAGGTCTGGATTCAGGATCCTGAAACGGCCGAGGTGGAATACATGCCCAGACATGCTGTAGAAGAAATAGATTATGACCTCATTATCAAACCTGATAATCTGGCAGAATATATCAATCAGTTGTAA
- a CDS encoding response regulator, giving the protein MKKKILIVDDDPRNIFALKLTLKARGYAVETSTMAREALEMLKADPDFSMVLMDMMMPGIDGYEAVRIIRNTPEIKDIPVIAVTAQAMPEDRQKCIEVGANDYVSKPIDVDLLLMAIEKLS; this is encoded by the coding sequence ATGAAGAAGAAAATTTTAATTGTGGATGATGATCCACGCAATATATTTGCATTGAAACTTACCCTTAAGGCTCGTGGGTATGCTGTAGAAACCTCTACAATGGCTAGGGAAGCTTTAGAAATGCTAAAGGCTGATCCTGATTTTTCAATGGTGCTTATGGATATGATGATGCCTGGAATAGACGGCTATGAAGCTGTAAGAATCATAAGAAATACCCCTGAGATCAAAGATATTCCAGTTATTGCAGTAACCGCACAGGCTATGCCTGAAGACCGTCAGAAATGCATTGAGGTAGGCGCCAATGATTATGTTTCAAAGCCTATTGATGTAGACCTTTTACTAATGGCAATAGAAAAACTTTCATAG
- a CDS encoding alpha/beta hydrolase codes for MKYTLSVLIAASIFMTGCTLQKKNTENRDYEVKLDTLTFFDQSRNRKIPVAFYYPKTNKKIPNQQIIIFNHGYGFNKGGDYFVYSYLTEKLASKGYFTVSIQHELTTDSLLPTEGNLQILRRPFWQNGSDNILFVLNELKKTKPELDYQHLILIGHSNGGDMAALFTNQHPNLVYKLITMDNRRMFLPRTSVPRVYTLRSNDYPADEGVLPNGEEQKKYHMMVQPTLINHGHMDNKGTDEEKKTLNDFVLRYLSEQ; via the coding sequence ATGAAGTACACTCTATCCGTTCTTATTGCAGCTTCTATTTTTATGACAGGCTGCACCCTGCAAAAGAAAAATACTGAAAATAGAGATTATGAAGTAAAGCTGGATACTTTAACCTTCTTTGACCAAAGCAGAAACCGTAAGATTCCGGTTGCTTTTTACTATCCTAAAACAAATAAGAAAATTCCTAATCAACAGATTATTATATTCAATCATGGTTATGGCTTTAATAAGGGCGGAGATTATTTTGTATATTCGTATTTAACGGAAAAACTGGCTTCAAAAGGCTATTTTACCGTAAGCATTCAGCATGAGCTTACCACAGACAGTCTTTTACCGACAGAAGGGAATTTGCAGATCTTAAGAAGACCTTTCTGGCAAAATGGTTCGGATAATATTCTGTTTGTACTGAATGAGCTTAAAAAGACAAAACCGGAACTGGATTACCAACATCTGATTCTCATAGGACACTCTAATGGAGGTGATATGGCGGCATTATTCACCAATCAGCATCCTAATCTGGTGTATAAACTGATCACTATGGATAACCGGAGAATGTTTCTGCCTAGAACGTCTGTTCCTAGAGTGTATACTTTACGCTCTAATGATTATCCGGCTGATGAAGGAGTATTACCCAATGGAGAAGAACAGAAAAAGTATCATATGATGGTACAGCCTACTCTTATCAATCATGGGCATATGGACAATAAAGGAACGGATGAGGAGAAAAAAACCTTGAACGATTTTGTATTAAGATACCTTTCTGAGCAGTAG